GAGCAGGTCGAAGAGCTTGTGGTTCTTCTCGCTGTCCTTCAGCTtgcagtagtactgctacaggccGTGCAGCGTCAGCTTGGTCTCATCGTCCACAAACACCTCCATGGGCTACAGGAGATATTCATTAAGCACCAaacacagggagggactaccaggACTTCCAGTGCTAAACATTTTGCTAGTGTGCCCCTAATGAATAGAACATGGGGAAAGTGTCACTATTTAGGGCAGTTTTATAAACCTAGCCACATTAAGTGAAAAAAAGGAGTAAACCACATTCTGTGTTGGTGAATGAAGAACTACAAATCTGATTGTGAACATCAATTACTAGTACTAGAGCTGGATGGAACTTTATTTTTCATTATAGCTTTAATGCCAGGACTGTTCCTCCCGAAAATGTCCAGAGCCCCAGACCCAGGTGAAGAGAGGGTCAACTCTGGCCATTTGTGAGACAGACAGTCACGAAAAGACAAAGCATAGATGTGCTAGACTGGAACTTTTTACATGAATATTAAGCCATATCCAAAATCCcttgaaaaaaagggggggggataTCTGCAGTTTCTACATCCATTTTTAGACATTTAAAATTAAAAGAATAACAAATgcccatgagcttagttcaactttcgtaccccatcagaacccaaaatacaagCTTGTTTCATTCCAAtgcttgtaaacaaagtaaacgCAAAAATAAACTATATAGTCTCAAAACATGGTCAAAATGATAATTCTGATATCATTGACGGTCAGTCCTTGCATATAGCTCTACGAATTTCAGAGTGGTTAAATTTCTCCAGACCTACCCCTCCAAAACAGGAGCGAGGAAGATGCTTCATTAATGTTTATACTGCCGATTGCCTCTTCAAAGTGCAATTTAGGGAGATgggttcatctgtgtgtgtgtaaaactgcAACTTTAAGTTTCAGAACATGTACATAACCACGGGACTACATAAAATGTAAATACTTTCCTACGTTTTGGCTAAATCCTTACTTAAGTCACACCATCTATCCCATTCTGTTCCAAGATCCACTACTACTTAGTAGGACAGTGTATTAGAAGTGCATTCTAAGTGGTATGCTAGTAGGTACATTGGAACACGTTTTCAATTGACCGTTCCTCTGTGACGTTTCAACTTACTCCTTGCTCCCGTCACTCACATCTGGCATCAGCCCCCCCGTCCTACTGTGGTCTGAATTTGCATCTTGTCACACTCGTCCAGGACAAAGTGCTTCACGTTCTTCAGGTTGAGGGTCTTGTTGCGGATGAGGGCCAGGATGCGGCCGGGCGTTACCAATACAAAGTGGGGGCTGTTCTTCGTCAGCGCGTCCTCGTCCTTCTTGATGGACAGGCCCCCGAAGAACACGGCTGCCTTGACGGTAGGCCTGCACTTGGAGAAGCACTCATACTCTTTGCTGATCTGGAAGGCCAGCTCTCGTGTGTGGCACATCACCAGCACAGACAcctgtatagacagagagagaggtaggggaggatGTTTAATACAGAACTCTCTGGACAGCAGAGAAACAAAAAGCACACAAGATTATCCAATAGGATAGAACAGCAGTGTAAACAGTGAGATTAAAAGGAGAACAAATTCAGActgcaattggcccagcgtcattagggtttggccggggtaggccgccattgtaaataagaatttattcttaactgacttgcctagtccaaataaaggttaaataaagttggCGATTAGACACTTTCTTATGCAAGTATCCCCAGATACAGATTAAGCCTATTCCTAAACTACAAAGCACTCAATGGATTCTCAATCGAAAGCTATTTTTAGTAAAGGAGGGAGGATGTAACAGCAATTCAGTTGCTGCTTCCACAAGGTAGAGATTAATTTCATTATTCAACCACTCACCTGCCCGTACACAGGCTCAATCTGCTGCAGGGTGGCCAGTACAAACACAGCCGTCTTGCCCATACCAGACTTGGCCTGGTACAGGATGTCCATGCCGAGGATGGCCTGTGGGATGCACTCATGTTGGACTGAAAGACAGAAACGTAACTAGggaagttagttaagaacaaattcttatttacaatgacggcctaccaagaggcctcctgcagggattgGGGCCTGGgatttaacatttaaaaaaaatatatataggacaaaacacacatcactacataaagagagacctaagacaacatagcaaggcatcaacacatgacaacacagcatggtagcagcacaaaacattgtacaaacattgggcacagacaacagcacaaagggaaagAAGGTAGACAACACAtcacactgacagttgtggctgctttgtaagagtgtccatgattgagtctttgaatgaagagattgagataaaactgtaaATCACTAGGGGCAGAAAACTGAagagaggagcgacccagggataggtgcgctttggggacctttaacagaatgtgactggcagaacaggtgctGTATGTGGAGTATGAGGGcagcagtagatatctcagataggggagggggagtgaggcctaagagggttttataaataagcatcaaccagtgggtcttgcgacaggtatacagagatgaccagtttaagTATGATGTGATGCTTGAAGGGGCATACATGGATAACTCATTGTcagagtcccaaatgacaccctacttTACTTTCCACCAGGGCCCAGTCACACACAGTGCTAGTTTTGAAcaaagccctatgggcccagctcaatagtagtacactatgtcaggaataggatgccatttgacaCACACAGAATGGACAAAGTCAAAAACAGTCTTTGGTTGAAGGTGGGAAGTGCCTGTGAGGCTCACCTTCAGAGGGATGTTCAAAGCCACAGTCGACAATGGCGCGGAGCAGCTCTGGTTTGAGCAGGAAGTCTCGGAATGCGGAGCTGTGGATGGAGACGTAAGAGCCCTTTTCCTCCTTCTTGCCAGCAGGTGTGGCGGTCTCCGGGGCAACCTGAGGCTCCTCATAGTCCAACAGCTCGTTGTCAACGTCGTTCTCTGCCATTCTAGAGAAGGGGTACTTGCGTTAGTTGAAGCTAGGCAAGACTGGAGACTAGTTTGGGGGTGGGCGCTGTATCAACAATACAGTAAATTCAGAAGGGTAATTGAAATGCCAATTCAATAATCTATGTACAATTCCTCACCATCTAACCTTAGTTATTTTACATGAGGATTCCAATTCTTGTAATTTCACTTTCTAAATTGAATCCTAGTCTAGCACAGGGTTTTCCATATTCAGTCCTTGGGactccaaggggtgcacgtttccCCCCCAACATTACACAGCTGACTCAATCAAAGCTTGATGCTTAttggaatcagctgtgtagtgctacggCAAAAACCAAAACCCCCTGAGGTCcctaggaccgagtttgggaaacactcgTCTAATGTGTATTCCTACATAGCATTAGCTAGCTGCTAATAATGCTAGTAGCAGGACGCACGCACACCGCCAAAGCTGGACAGTACGCAAAATGGGAAGCGAATACATTTGGCACATAATCATTACAATTTACCTAGCTAGAAACAAGGATTGGACCAGCGACCACCCTGCAACTCAGTTTACAGTAGTTAGCCAGTTGCCCGATTCAATCAAGTTGAACAAGGAATCATGCCTCACTCTCCGC
This sequence is a window from Oncorhynchus mykiss isolate Arlee chromosome 13, USDA_OmykA_1.1, whole genome shotgun sequence. Protein-coding genes within it:
- the LOC118938227 gene encoding ATP-dependent RNA helicase DDX39A-like; translation: MAENDVDNELLDYEEPQVAPETATPAGKKEEKGSYVSIHSSAFRDFLLKPELLRAIVDCGFEHPSEVQHECIPQAILGMDILYQAKSGMGKTAVFVLATLQQIEPVYGQVSVLVMCHTRELAFQISKEYECFSKCRPTVKAAVFFGGLSIKKDEDALTKNSPHFVLVTPGRILALIRNKTLNLKNVKHFVLDECDKMQIQTTVGRGG